From a region of the Lactuca sativa cultivar Salinas chromosome 4, Lsat_Salinas_v11, whole genome shotgun sequence genome:
- the LOC128133908 gene encoding uncharacterized protein LOC128133908 has protein sequence MPSLTDCDETAEPSESRDVLLLFKFNNHDLPFELKEIIVSDLRLLTLLEAGLPSWVIFSQSYPVFCHSYRPWMCPLARALYVIISIVTVVIGFYDLYKNVPVLKATASRLCGPLFDWIET, from the coding sequence atgccctcaTTAACTGATTGTGATGAAACAGCTGAACCCAGTGAGTCAAGAGACGTGTTGCTTTTATTCAAGTTTAACAACCATGATCTCCCTTTTGAATTAAAGGAAATAATCGTATCAGATTTAAGATTATTGACTCTTCTAGAAGCTGGACTTCCATCTTGGGTAATTTTCTCCCAATCTTACCCTGTTTTTTGCCATAGTTATCGACCATGGATGTGCCCTTTAGCAAGAGCTCTATATGTCATCATCTCCATTGTTACAGTTGTCATTggtttctatgatctttacaaaAATGTTCCTGTGCTTAAAGCAACTGCTTCACGATTATGTGGGCCACTTTTTGATTGGATTGAAACGTGA
- the LOC111900357 gene encoding probable 1-acylglycerol-3-phosphate O-acyltransferase: MRPQKEKWDKAKQAIQVKMNILQFSGFVWQESDEKQKVKVKEKLDKHNKEKLLEFCDLFDMPIVKTSAKKPHVTNNELLSEKEQDWFIDSHEEYRKAKKRDKFILLGHSFGGYVVSKYALKHPEHIQHLVFMGPTGFTSEVYHKSECLTKFRATWKGAVMSHLWESNFTPMKVIREIEL; encoded by the exons ATGAGACCACAAAAGGAAAAGTGGGACAAGGCCAAACAG GCTATTCAGGTCAAGATGAATATCTTGCAGTTTTCTGGCTTCGTCTGGCAAGAGAGTGAT GAAAAGCAGAAAGTGAAAGTGAAAGAAAAGCTTGACAAGCATAATAAAGAGAAGCTTTTGGAATTTTGTGATCTGTTTGACATGCCAATTGTCAAGACTTCTGCAAAGAAG CCTCATGTCACAAACAATGAGTTGCTTTCAGAGAAAGAACAG GATTGGTTCATTGATTCCCATGAGGAATATAGAAAAGCCAAAAAGCGTGATAAGTTTATTTTGCTTGGGCATTcttttggaggatatgttgtatCTAAATATGCCTTGAAG CATCCTGAGCATATACAACATCTTGTTTTTATGGGACCTACTGGATTTACCTCAGAAGTTTACCATAAATCAGAATGTCTTACAAAATTCAGGGCAACATGGAAAGGAGCTGTTATGAGCCATTTATGGGAATCTAATTTTACTCCTATGAAAGTAATCAG GGAAAttgaattataa